Part of the Oncorhynchus masou masou isolate Uvic2021 chromosome 24, UVic_Omas_1.1, whole genome shotgun sequence genome is shown below.
ATTCAGGTTTACTGAGGTCATACGGGTATTGGCATCTTTTGACAGTGTTTACAGTCGGAGGGTTCACGGAACGGTAAACCGCCAGGTATAAGCTCACATGATGCCGTTGCCGCTCCCACAGGCCATGTCCTTCTCCTGCAGCGTTTGGATGTTTATGTATAggtcctttatctctctcctgaTAACTCTTGTCGCCGTCGTTGCCATGTCCTTGGCGAGCTGGAGGAAAACAAGTACGAGCTCACTCAAAATGTAGTTCATATTTTTCTCCCACGTGCATAGAGGATAGCACATGTATCGGTGGAAAGAACTGCTCCGTGGCATAAATTTAACCTGTCCAGAAACATCTAATTCATTGTAAGTACACAAGTGGAATAAGGATGAAAGCCAATCAACTCCATTACTAGAGTAGTATATTATTACACAGGTAAAACATTAACTTAATGTAAAATTCTAACCCAAAGCCATTCCTTTGTACTGTACCTTATAGGGTAGCACCCCAGCAACAAAGGACCTGCCATATATCTTGGTGATGGTCCCTCGTTCGGTCATGATGACGGGGCTCAACTCACTCACTGGGTTTACCTTGgccaccacctcacctccacctTTGGGGTAGTAGCCCCTATTCGAGACAGAAGAAcagtcattttttggggggccaGGCAGTATTACCCCACCAACAATTCTCCAACATGGGAAGGGATACGAACCTCATTCTCAAATCACAGTCGAAATGTACTCCAAACTTCTCCACGATGGGCTTGAATACCTGGAAGACATTTGTATGTATTAAAGTATTTCCAATGGCATTTAACAACAATAGGAGAATGGCAAATAAGAGGATGTCGAGTGACAGTTATATACCAAGCGGTCATCTGCGGGCTTATCTACAGACACAGGGTATATAACTTGAGAAGTTCAATTCATGATATCCCAGGAACACAAGCCGCCATTACACCCACTGGCACCTCTACAAACACAGGTTAGGTTAACCATACCTTTATGGTGTAGTCAATCTGCGGGGCCATGTCTGCGTTGGTGCCCCCCTTCAGACATAGCTCCGAGGGTCCGTCAGCATAAAGGGCACAGGGTAGAGAGACCTGCAGCAGCAGCCCAACACTCCTGGCACAGAGCGACACAGAAGTACGAGTTCGATGGAGACTAATATAGTACGTTTTTTCCTATTTGTTTGGTTGAAATTAAAGTATTGAATTCTATAGACAGTTCTAGATATTTATTCGGATAGTGTTTCTACGACTATAAAATATGTCAGGTTGATAGTAACTAGGTTTTTAACACAACAAACTGTCTGTCCCATACTCTATTTGAATGTGTAGTTTGGCAGAACGGAGAAGCAGCCTGACATGATTTACCCTGCTGTTTGGGGGTCTGCGGTGTGCTTCCCAGCCTTTATTTTCCCAGGGGTGAGTGTGACTTCAGTAGATCCCACTGTGCCACCCTCTAGATTTCCACAACAAATGTCTCTCACCAACTCCAACCCTGACAGATGTTGTGGTCTTGTGAAAAGGGGAAGGGGGGTGGCGGGTTAACAATGAAAGAAACAAACGTCTTATTTCActataaaaaaaattatattagcTTTGATATTATCTGTGCAGAATAACATAGGCGATGAAGGGAAAGTTGAGTAGGCTAGTTCAGTTGTTGATAGGAATAAGTGAACAGCCATGTGCTAGCGCATTAACCAACAAAGGATCACATGAAAAATGTAACGAGGGCATCTGCCGTTCAATATAAAACAAATTAGACAGTTACAAATAAAGGCTGTAAAACCGTTATCAATTGTTTGTCGGAGAAGTACGTTAATGCTACATCTACTTTGAAAAGAAAGGTCCTTTTGACCAACTTTGCTTTGTTTTCTGATTCACTAAACTTCTGTCTGGCGTCGCCGGGAATCGCCCCAGGGCTATAGACTGCGACTAGAGTGAAGCTTTCATTTATTAGTAATGACATGTGGCTTTTGTTGTTATACATACTCTCTATAATAGTATGGCAAATATTTATTAAATGAATTACCTTAATCCTGGTGTACTTCTACCTGCGCGGATTTTGTGTATTCTGATGGATGCGCCGTTGATGCAACTCAGTGCGGCGGTTACTCTCAAAATTTGCCCGCCCTGAAAGAGGACAAAACATGACAATGTACACAGTAAATACATATCCTAAGTTTACTGTCAAACCATTTTTATAAAATATGTAGTAGAAAGTGTATTTTAATCGTGTGAAATACTCACACCCTCCATTATACTTCCGTCCATTTCCACTGCTGCGGCCATTTTTGAAAAAATAAGACAAATATTTATACTTTTCAATGACTTCACCGCTCTAAGAAATGTATTATTGCGGTCTTTAATGATGCGAAAACACGCCAATGTGGATGGTCTGCTCTGAAGTAGCCTTGGACAGCGCTTGTAGAAGACACTCGGCGGTGTCTGGGGCAGACAATACAGCAAGTCCAACCGCGAACTTCCCCCAACAGTCACTGCGCAGTGCGGTAGTACTTAGGCCTAATAAATTAACGCAATTTCTTATCACTGAGAAAAAAGTTACATCCACAATGGTCCCAAAAACGGGTTATATTTGAACTGGGATGTTCACATGTTATTCAAAAATGTCCATGGAATATATTGCTCAGCATAGGCTGCTACCACAGAGCTGCTACTCTTGAGTCTGTTGATAGTTAGCACATGCGCACTCGTGATCACCAACGCAATGAACCCCACTCTCCCTGTTCAAACTTGGTAGTGGGGGGGAAAGGGTGATGGCTAGAAGGATTCCAGTTTTAGTCAAATTAAGGTCAAAAGTTGTTGTTTCGTTCttgcattttagctaaccatTTTTCTAGCCTTACCCTAATTAtcataacctgctacgttaaGGCTAGGAAAAGAGTTTGGGTTAGCAAAAGTGCTAAAAAATAATACACTTTTGACCGTAATTTGTCAAAAGCTGGATCCTTTCTAGCCATGGCTGGGAAAAAAAGCCTAGGAAAAAGGAGATTCCCGAAAAACAAGCCACTTCCATACAGCTACGACTTTTTCGTCGCAGGTTCGGATAATTAACGTATCAGGTTAGGAGctataggttaaggttagggaaagggttagtgAAAAGTCACTTGTAATGAAGTGGCGTGTTTTTATGGAGTCCCAGAAAAAAACTGGCACCAAATTATCTAATCGCAAAGTAACATATCGGAATTATCAACGTGCGGTTGTTGTACTGTGTGTGACTATGTTAGGTAGGAAATTTGTTATTAATGTATTGTCAAATAATGCGTAACCAAACGTTCTAGGTGAATCAACAGCCAAGGTAAGTGGCAATTCAAGTTGGTTATTTTGACTCGATTTACGGATTTGTAGCCCAGTCTGAATATACTAGTGGACCACTAGTCCAATAACtccaatcaaatgaatttgaTTCGCCACTCAGTGCAAGCAAAGATTTTGATAACTAACCCAAGACAGACCACAAGGTGTCatttccaatgggagcaaattaaGCAGTGGTCAGAAAAAGTAAGGAGGTGGGCAGGGCTAACACGAGCTAGCGTtctagcatgtatttgc
Proteins encoded:
- the LOC135512620 gene encoding RNA 3'-terminal phosphate cyclase-like, which codes for MAAAVEMDGSIMEGGGQILRVTAALSCINGASIRIHKIRAGRSTPGLRPQHLSGLELVRDICCGNLEGGTVGSTEVTLTPGKIKAGKHTADPQTAGSVGLLLQVSLPCALYADGPSELCLKGGTNADMAPQIDYTIKVFKPIVEKFGVHFDCDLRMRGYYPKGGGEVVAKVNPVSELSPVIMTERGTITKIYGRSFVAGVLPYKLAKDMATTATRVIRREIKDLYINIQTLQEKDMACGSGNGIIIIAESSTGCIFAGSALGKKGVYADKVGFEAAEMLLRNIRHNGCVDEFLQDQLILFMALANGTSRIRTGPVTQHTQTAIHVAEQLTQAKFTVTKAEDENASNDTYIIECQGVGVTNPHF